The following coding sequences are from one Panicum hallii strain FIL2 chromosome 5, PHallii_v3.1, whole genome shotgun sequence window:
- the LOC112892139 gene encoding endonuclease 2-like — MPPGKNRAAFCSSRQRQRKRGGRQEDSREQREMAPPPHQRALLLFPLVFLLLLLLLAPTPTDAWGKEGHIMVCKIAEKYLSEKAAAAVQALLPESASGELSTVCPWADQVRWHYHWSSPLHYANTPQVCNFKFSRDCHNSRGEQGMCVVGAINNYTKQLYSYGQKTSYNLTESLMFLAHFVGDVHQPLHVGYEDDEGGNTIIVHWYRRKANLHHVWDVSIIDTAIKDFYNKSMDTMVEALKMNLTGGWSDDITHWENCKNKWATCANDYAIESIHDSCNYAYKDVEQDITLGDDYFFTRYPVVEKRLAQAGIRLALILNRIFDGDKVDDVPLQVQ; from the exons ATGCCTCCAGGAAAAAACAGAGCGGCGTTCTGTTCGTCTCGTCAGCGGCAACGCAAGAGGGGAGGAAGGCAGGAAGATAGCCGAGAGCAGAGAGAGATGGCGCCCCCGCCCCACCAGCGGGCGCTGCTCCTGTTCccgctcgtcttcctcctcctcctcctcctcctcgccccgACCCCCACCGACGCGTGGGGCAAGGAGGGCCACATCATGGTCTGCAAGATCGCCGAG AAGTACCTGTcggagaaggcggcggcggcggtgcaggCGCTGCTGCCGGAGTCGGCGAGCGGGGAGCTGTCGACGGTGTGCCCGTGGGCGGACCAGGTGCGCTGGCACTACCATTGGTCCAGCCCCCTGCACTACGCCAACACCCCGCAAGTCTGCAACTTCAAGTTCTCTC GTGATTGCCACAATTCTCGTGGCGAGCAAgggatgtgcgtcgtcggggCCATCAACAACTACACCAAACAGCTCTACAGCTACGGCCAGAAGACATCGT ATAACCTGACGGAGAGCCTCATGTTCCTGGCGCACTTCGTCGGTGACGTGCACCAGCCGCTGCACGTCGGCTACGAGGACGACGAAGGCGGGAACACGATCATCGTGCACTGGTACCGGAGGAAAGCAAACCTCCACCAC GTGTGGGATGTCAGCATCATAGACACGGCAATCAAGGACTTCTACAACAAAAGCATGGATACCATGGTAGAGGCTCTCAAGATGAACCTGACA GGTGGATGGTCTGATGACATTACACACTGGGAAAACTGCAAGAACAAATGGGCAACCTGCGCAAACGA CTATGCCATTGAGAGCATTCATGATTCCTGCAACTATGCCTACAAAGATGTGGAGCAAGACATTACTCTAGGAG ATGATTATTTCTTCACTCGATACCCGGTTGTGGAGAAGAGGCTAGCACAGGCCGGCATCAGATTAGCGTTGATACTTAACCGGATATTTGATGGGGATAAAGTAGATGATGTACCATTACAAGTACAGTAA
- the LOC112894766 gene encoding endonuclease 2, with the protein MAAAATPPLLLLLLLAAALPAPSHGWGVDGHLMVCQIAQGRLSGAAAAAVRDLLPSYARSNLSSLCSWADDVKFRYPWSSALHYIDTPDGLCAYSYDRDCKDEDGVKGRCVAGAINNYTSQLLTYGRSSATQYNLTQALLFLSHFIGDIHQPLHVGFTSDRGGNTIDVHWYRRKSVLHHVWDANIIQTAEDDFYGDGVADYIDTLTKNITGEWSEQVPSWEECGKNQTACPDIYASESITAACDWAYKGVDEDSTLEDAYFSSRLPVVNLRLAQGGVRLAATLNRIFG; encoded by the exons atggcggcggccgcgacgcCTCCTCTGCTTTTGCTGCTGCTCCTGGCTGCGGCGCTGCCGGCTCCGTCGCACGGCTGGGGAGTCGACGGCCATCTCATGGTCTGCCAGATCGCACAG GGCCGCctgagcggcgcggcggcggcggcggtgagggacCTGCTGCCCTCCTACGCGCGCAGCAACCTGAGCAGCCTCTGCTCCTGGGCCGACGACGTCAAGTTCCGGTACCCCTGGTCGTCGGCGCTCCACTACATCGACACCCCCGACGGCCTCTGCGCCTACAGCTACGACA GAGACTGCAAGGACGAGGACGGCGTCAAGGGCCGGTGCGTCGCAGGCGCCATCAACAACTACACCTCGCAGCTCCTCACGTACGGAAGATCTTCTGCTACCCAAT ATAACCTGACGCAAGCGCTTCTGTTCCTTTCACACTTCATCGGAGACATCCACCAg CCACTTCATGTGGGGTTTACCTCCGACAGAGGAGGGAACACCATCGACGTCCACTGGTACAGAAGGAAGTCTGTCCTGCACCAT GTTTGGGACGCCAACATTATCCAGACGGCCGAGGACGACTTCTACGGCGATGGCGTAGCAGATTACATCGACACACTGACGAAAAACATAACT GGAGAATGGTCGGAGCAAGTGCCTAGCTGGGAAGAATGCGGCAAGAACCAGACTGCATGCCCGGACAT ATATGCATCTGAGAGCATCACCGCAGCATGCGACTGGGCGTACAAGGGCGTTGATGAAGACTCGACACTGGAAG ATGCCTATTTCTCCAGCAGGCTGCCGGTCGTCAACTTGAGGCTAGCGCAGGGCGGCGTTCGATTAGCTGCTACCTTGAACAGGATATTTGGTTAA
- the LOC112892138 gene encoding uncharacterized protein LOC112892138, with the protein MAMDDVAGASSSSMAAAAASDPSHGWQTVSYPKRNRKQQQPPRAAAPDLALQANGKAGVFDAVEKRSQERHRALQQQLASRAADLDDARIAAAAGYSDDECSDEAAAPRQEGEPKKPKKPKVKKPKVTVAEAAALIDAENLAAHLIEISGSYENQQDIQLMRFADYLGRAFVTVSTAQFPWAKMFKESPVSKMVDIPLCHIPEPVIKTAGDWISQRSSSALGDFVLWCIDSIMSELSGPAAGTKGSKKVVQQSPRAQVAIFVVLAMTLRRKPEVLINIMPKIMGSNKYLGQEKLPIIVWVIAQASQGDLVTGMFCWAHSLFPTLCVKSSGNPQARDLVLQLLERILSVPKARSILLNGAVRKGERLVPPASFDIFMRATFPVSSARVKATERFEAAYPTIKELALAGPPGSKTVKQASQQLLPLCAKAMQENNAELTREAVDVFIWCLTQNTESYKQWERIYPENIEASASVLSKIAIDWKDVSPKLSVEALKATVKNLKAKNEAALESATDAGKQASIKEADKHCKVILGKLTRGATCLKSSLVVIALAVAAGFVLSPDMNIPSELEKLQAMVSSHLSF; encoded by the exons ATGGCGATGGACGACGTCGCgggggcctcctcctcctcgatggccgcggcggccgcctccGACCCCTCGCACGGCTGGCAGACGGTGTCCTACCCCAAGCGCAACCgcaagcagcagcagcctccccgcgccgcggcgcccgATCTGGCGCTGCAGGCCAACGGCAAGGCAGGCGTCTTCGACGCAGTCGAGAAGCGCTCTCAGGAGCGCCACCGCGcgctgcagcagcagctcgcCTCCAGGGCGGCCGACCTCGACGACGCGCGgatcgccgctgccgccggctaCTCCGACGACGAGTGCTCGGACGAGGCCGCGGCACCGCGCCAGGAGGGGGAgccgaagaagccgaagaagCCCAAGGTGAAGAAACCAAAGGTGACGGTCGCCGAGGCCGCCGCCCTTATCGACGCCGAGAACCTCGCCGCGCACCTCATCGAGATCTCG GGATCGTACGAGAATCAGCAGGACATTCAACTGATGAGGTTTGCTGACTACCTTGGCCGAGCATTTGTAACTGTAAGCACAGCCCAGTTTCCATGGGCAAAGATGTTCAAGGAATCCCCGGTGTCCAAGATGGTTGAC ATCCCATTGTGCCATATTCCTGAGCCAGTCATCAAGACGGCCGGTGATTGGATCAGTCAAAGATCTTCTAGTGCCCTGGGAGACTTTGTTTTGTGGTGTATAGATAGCATCATGTCTGAATTGTCAGGGCCAGCAGCAGGAACTAAGGGTTCAAAGAAGGTTGTCCAACAGTCTCCAAGGGCTCAG GTTGCAATCTTTGTTGTTCTTGCCATGACTTTAAGAAGGAAGCCTGAGGTACTAATAAACATTATGCCAAAGATAATGGGAAGCAATAAATATCTTGGACAGGAAAAGCTTCCCATCATTGTCTGGGTTATTGCTCAG GCATCTCAAGGTGACCTCGTGACTGGTATGTTTTGCTGGGCTCATTCCCTATTTCCCACATTATGTGTGAAGTCAAGTGGGAATCCCCAGGCAAGGGATTTGGTTTTGCAGTTGCTTGAAAG AATTTTGTCTGTCCCCAAAGCTCGATCAATCTTATTGAATGGAGCTGTTAGAAAGGGGGAGCGCCTGGTCCCCCCTGCTTCATTTGATATATTCATGAGAGCCACATTTCCTGTTTCTAGTGCTCGGGTGAAG GCTACAGAAAGGTTTGAAGCGGCCTATCCAACAATCAAGGAGTTGGCTCTTGCTGGTCCTCCTGGCTCTAAAACTGTGAAACAAGCATCACAACAACTTTTGCCTTTGTGTGCAAAGGCAATGCAAGAAA ACAATGCAGAGCTCACCAGAGAGGCTGTTGATGTATTTATCTGGTGCTTGACTCAAAACACAGAGTCATACAAGCAGTGG GAAAGAATCTATCCTGAAAATATTGAAGCCAGTGCTTCTGTCCTGAGCAAAATTGCAATTGATTGGAAGGATGTGTCTCCTAAGCTCAGTGTTGAAGCTCTTAAGGCAACCGTGAAGAACTTGAAGGCTAAG AATGAGGCAGCACTAGAGTCAGCAACAGATGCTGGAAAGCAGGCATCTATCAAAGAAGCAGATAAGCACTGCAAGGTGATCCTTGGAAAGCTGACccgcggtgccacctgcctgaAGAGCAGCCTTGTTGTGATCGCGCTCGCTGTTGCTGCTGGCTTCGTGCTATCTCCTGACATGAACATTCCATCTGAGCTGGAGAAGCTCCAGGCGATGGTCTCGTCACACCTGTCATTCTAA
- the LOC112892140 gene encoding protein MAO HUZI 4, chloroplastic isoform X1 has protein sequence MAPCASPSALALSSSTRVSLPQTLALRQRPEARVPRAPSALLRPSTARSWLGPLPPKLAAAYPRAGARGTGRGPPPFRPRALMTTSQIASAAFTWGTVAVLPFYTLMVVAPNASITKRTVESSAPYVALGLLYAYLLYLSWTPDTLRAMFASKYWLPELPGIVRMFASEMTVASAWIHLLAVDLFAASVCNAGRCTTTASRTRSKPGTRSRFACSSARLGSCAMWRLRYWRGQLAAHIDDWNWVVVRRIQLFSWWILCDLNINKMIQCTDSFHIWAHTNYRRLNLLIVRVS, from the exons ATGGCGCCCTGCGCGTCCCCGTCCGCCCTCGCGCTTTCCTCCAGCACGCGG GTCAGCCTCCCGCAGACGCTGGCGCTGCGGCAGCGGCCGGAGGCGCGTGTCCCCCGTGCGCCCAGCGCGCTGCTCCGCCCGTCGACCGCGCGCTCGTGGTTGGGCCCCTTGCCGCCCAAGCTCGCCGCGGCGTACCCTCGTGCCGGCGCCCGCGGCACCGGCAGGGGGCCGCCGCCGTTCCGGCCTCGCGCGT TGATGACGACGTCTCAGATTGCCAGCGCCGCCTTCACCTGGGGCACCGTCGCCGTCCTCCCCTTCTACACCCTCATGGTCGTCGCCCCCAACGCCAGCATA ACCAAACGCACCGTGGAGAGCAGCGCCCCCTACGTCGCGCTCGGCCTCCTCTACGCCTACCTGCTCTACCTGTCGTGGACGCCCGACACCCTGCGCGCCATGTTCGCAAGCAAGTACTGGCTCCCTGAG TTGCCGGGCATCGTGAGGATGTTCGCGAGCGAGATGACCGTCGCCTCTGCTTGGatccacctcctcgccgtcgacctcttCGCGGCAAG TGTTTGCAATGCAGGCAGGTGTACCACGACGGCCTCAAGAACAAGATCGAAACCAGGCACTCGGTCTCGCTTTGCCTGCTCTTCTGCCCGGTTGGGATCCTGTGCCATGTGGCGACTAAGGTACTGGCGGGGGCAGTTGGCCGCTCACATTGATGATTGGAATTGGGTGGTTGTACGTAGGATCCAATTGTTTAGCTGGTGGATTTTATGTGATTTGAATATCAATAAAATGATTCAGTGCACCGATTCTTTTCATATATGGGCTCACACCAATTATAGGCGACTGAATTTACTTATTGTCAGGGTCTCCTAG
- the LOC112891941 gene encoding transcription factor MYB2-like: protein MSQRKGAMAAVTSSKHEEEMMELRRGPWTLEEDNLLMNYIACHGEGRWNLLARCSGLKRTGKSCRLRWLNYLKPDIKRGNLTPEEQLLILELHSKWGNRWSRIAQHLPGRTDNEIKNYWRTRVQKQARQLRVDANSAVFRDAVRCYWMPRLLEKMAATSAHQVDPALLHPAHVATGLGSASPPVHGGQHDATSAPGSGYGHHQSYPVDPSPSTSTSGSTSAAALPPVPCFSELSWVDQYGPYADLDGPGAGAFDSAALGGLGLDGLDLGPADGDVYPDSTLLDYLNSACCTGGGAMMTMMGGGNGAHSTCGAMDEYDGAYVPSSWRTDELCQAAARKLGDHHQWGGGI from the exons ATGTCTCAGAGGAAAGGGGCCATGGCTGCAGTGACGAGCAGCAAGCATGAGgaggagatgatggagctcaggAGAGGCCCCTGGACGCTGGAGGAGGACAACCTCCTCATGAACTACATTGCTTGCCATGGCGAGGGCCGCTGGAATCTCCTCGCCCGCTGCTCCG GTTTGAAGAGGACCGGCAAGAGCTGCCGGCTCCGGTGGCTCAACTACCTCAAGCCTGACATCAAGCGCGGCAATCTCACGCCGGAGGAGCAGCTCCTCATCCTTGAGCTCCATTCCAAGTGGGGAAACAG GTGGTCGAGGATAGCGCAGCATCTGCCGGGGCGGACGGACAACGAGATCAAGAACTACTGGCGGACGCGGGTGCAGAAGCAGGCGCGGCAGCTCCGGGTGGACGCCAACAGCGCCGTCTTCCGCGACGCCGTCCGCTGCTACTGGATGCCGCGCCTGCTCGAGAAGATGGCCGCCACGAGCGCGCACCAGGTGGATCCGGCGCTGTTACACCCCGCGCACGTCGCCACCGGCCTGGGCTCCGCCTCCCCGCCGGTCCACGGCGGCCAGCACGACGCGACTAGCGCGCCGGGCAGCGGCTACGGCCACCACCAGAGCTACCCCGTGGACCCGAGCCCGAGCACGTCGACGTCCGGCTCGACGTCGGCCGCCGCGCTCCCGCCGGTGCCCTGCTTCTCCGAACTGAGCTGGGTCGACCAGTACGGCCCCTACGCCGACCTCGAcggccccggcgccggcgcgttcGACTCCGCGGCGCTGGGGGGCCTCGGCCTGGACGGGCTGGACCTGGGCCCGGCCGACGGCGACGTCTACCCGGACTCGACGCTGCTGGACTACCTCAACTCGGCCTgctgcaccggcggcggcgccatgaTGACGATGATGGGCGGCGGCAACGGCGCCCACAGCACCTGCGGCGCCATGGACGAGTACGACGGCGCCTACGTGCCGTCGTCGTGGCGGACGGACGAGCTCTgccaggcggcggcgaggaagctCGGCGATCATCATCAGTGGGGAGGAGGAATCTAG
- the LOC112892140 gene encoding protein MAO HUZI 4, chloroplastic isoform X2, protein MAPCASPSALALSSSTRVSLPQTLALRQRPEARVPRAPSALLRPSTARSWLGPLPPKLAAAYPRAGARGTGRGPPPFRPRALMTTSQIASAAFTWGTVAVLPFYTLMVVAPNASITKRTVESSAPYVALGLLYAYLLYLSWTPDTLRAMFASKYWLPELPGIVRMFASEMTVASAWIHLLAVDLFAARQVYHDGLKNKIETRHSVSLCLLFCPVGILCHVATKVLAGAVGRSH, encoded by the exons ATGGCGCCCTGCGCGTCCCCGTCCGCCCTCGCGCTTTCCTCCAGCACGCGG GTCAGCCTCCCGCAGACGCTGGCGCTGCGGCAGCGGCCGGAGGCGCGTGTCCCCCGTGCGCCCAGCGCGCTGCTCCGCCCGTCGACCGCGCGCTCGTGGTTGGGCCCCTTGCCGCCCAAGCTCGCCGCGGCGTACCCTCGTGCCGGCGCCCGCGGCACCGGCAGGGGGCCGCCGCCGTTCCGGCCTCGCGCGT TGATGACGACGTCTCAGATTGCCAGCGCCGCCTTCACCTGGGGCACCGTCGCCGTCCTCCCCTTCTACACCCTCATGGTCGTCGCCCCCAACGCCAGCATA ACCAAACGCACCGTGGAGAGCAGCGCCCCCTACGTCGCGCTCGGCCTCCTCTACGCCTACCTGCTCTACCTGTCGTGGACGCCCGACACCCTGCGCGCCATGTTCGCAAGCAAGTACTGGCTCCCTGAG TTGCCGGGCATCGTGAGGATGTTCGCGAGCGAGATGACCGTCGCCTCTGCTTGGatccacctcctcgccgtcgacctcttCGCGGCAAG GCAGGTGTACCACGACGGCCTCAAGAACAAGATCGAAACCAGGCACTCGGTCTCGCTTTGCCTGCTCTTCTGCCCGGTTGGGATCCTGTGCCATGTGGCGACTAAGGTACTGGCGGGGGCAGTTGGCCGCTCACATTGA